Below is a window of Tolypothrix bouteillei VB521301 DNA.
TAAAAGTTGGGTTGTATGGCAAGAAGACGGTAAATATCCCAACATCATCATAGAGTTGTTATCAGATTCCACTGCGGCTGTTGATAGAGGACTGAAAAAGCAAATATATCAAAACACATTTCGGACTCCTGATTACTTTTGGTTTGACCCAGTGAGTCTGGAATTTCAAGGATTTCACATACTAGATGGGCAGTATCAAGAACTGATACCAACTCCAGAAGGTTGGTTGTGGAGCCAGCAGTTGGGGCTGTATTTGGGAGTGGTGGAGCGGAAATTGCGCTTTTTTACCCCAGATGGACAGCTAGTACTGCTACCAGAAGAGGACGCAAACCAACAACTAGAGCAAACAAATCAACAACTGGAGCAAACAAACCAACAGTTAGAGCAGGAACGGCAA
It encodes the following:
- a CDS encoding Uma2 family endonuclease; the encoded protein is MSQPLATTSVVKDDTQGIIFPPGDLYSDEPPLESDLHREQIELLVRLIKWYWRERQDFYATGNLTVYFSPNQKKSEDFRGPDFLVVLDTEKKDRKSWVVWQEDGKYPNIIIELLSDSTAAVDRGLKKQIYQNTFRTPDYFWFDPVSLEFQGFHILDGQYQELIPTPEGWLWSQQLGLYLGVVERKLRFFTPDGQLVLLPEEDANQQLEQTNQQLEQTNQQLEQERQKVERLAQRLRAAGIDPDELV